TTTCTAGAGATGAGAACCATCCAATTCGCAAAAATATAATAGAGTCAATGGAAGAGATGTCTTCCGAAAAGGTTTAGCTCGTGTTAGTTTTAGCAAGGAGAAGTAACCAATCCATTATGATAGGTGATGACATTGAAATTGTCATCGTTGATATCAAAGGGGATCAAGTGAAGATTGGTGTCAAAGCTCCTAAGAATGTTTCTGTACATAGAGCAGAAGTGTACAAAGAAATCCAAGAAGAGAACAAAAAAGCTGCAGGTACAAATATCAAACCTGAAGACTTAGGTAAATTGGGAGACCTATTTAAGAAGAAAACTTAACTTGATCTTTCTCTAATCATAACATTCTCTGGAAACAAACTCCAGGGAGTGAATTTATCTCTTGAAACGAAAAATATTAGTTTGGCTTTTACCTCTTATTATCGTTTGGCTACAACGATTCATCGGCCTCACATCGCGATTTCGCATTTTCAAAAACGAACAATATGAAGAAATATTTAAAAATAAAAAACCATATATCTATTCCATTTGGCATACGAACGTATTGTACTCTCCTTACCTTCATCGAAATAAAAATGTAGCAGTCTTAATTTCAGAATCAAAAGACGGAGATTTTATCAACCAAGTGGTTCACCGTTTTGGGAATTCAAGCATACGTGGCAGTAGTTCTAAAGGTGGATCAAAAGCATTAAAAGCAATGATCCAACATTTAAAAAAAGGATTACCTGCTGCATTTACACCTGATGGACCAAGAGGACCTGCACTCATTGTTCAACCTGGAATCATAGCAGCTGCACAAGTCACACAAGTTCCCATTGTCCCTTTTCATTATGAATGTTCAAGGCAATGGATTTTGGAAAAAGCTTGGGACAAACATAGGGTTCCAAAACCGTTTACAACCTTTGTTGTTTCGTATGGAGAACCAATTTACGTTCCTCGCGAATTAAACGAGGTGGAATTTGAAAATATGAGATTGAAAGTCGAAGAAGCTATGTTAAAAAATAGAGACAAAGCGATTCAGGAAGCGGAACGAATTCGTACAGGAGATTCCAAATGACAGCAGTATTCGAAGACAAAGTAATCGTCACAACAGAAAACACGAAATACGAAACCAAAATCTCAAAAGGCAAACACCATTGGATAGCAGACGAACCAGCAGATAAAGAGGGAACTGACCTAGGTCCTATGCCGACAGAACTTCTTGCCTCCTCTTTAGGAGCATGTACATCGATTACGATAAGAATGTATGCAGATCGAAAAGGGTATTCTTTAGATTCAGTTTCTGTCCAAGTAACGATTGATAAACGTTCCCCAGAAGACCACAAATTTGTTCGTGAAGTCACTCTTAAAGGAAATTTAAAACCTGAGGAAAGAGATCGATTGTACTCTGTTGCCAATGCTTGTCCCGTACACAAGATTCTTACTGGCAAAATCGAAATCGAAACTCTTTTACTCCCTTAAACCCACAAGGGGATGACAGTGGCAGATCCCCCTGTCCATTCGATCTTTGTGTGAAAGTGTTTCCCTTCTCTGATCCTTGGGACTTTGGCTCCATTCACATAAAAAGTCCCACCAGTGTATTCATGTGTTTCCCTTTCTTTGGTTTTGCTAATGGAATGGTGCATGTGGCCAGAAAGGACAAGGGGAACTTTTTTCCCAATCGATTTGGCATATTGAATGGCTTCCGTTAAATCGGTATCACCCCAATCACCACCTTCCTTTTTAAATTCTGCACCATAGATCGCATTTTTAGCAGAACCAAGCCCAAAAGGTCCGTTATGCGAAAGGAAGAGTAAATTTTTTTCTTTTGTTCCATCAATCAGGCGTTTGTAGGTTTCGATGGAGGTTTCCATATTGGTTACATGATAGGTCTTTTTTAAATGAGGTGCAAAACTAAGTCCTCCACCCATGGCATGTGGTCTCCCTACAATGA
The sequence above is a segment of the Leptospira levettii genome. Coding sequences within it:
- the csrA gene encoding carbon storage regulator CsrA, which produces MLVLARRSNQSIMIGDDIEIVIVDIKGDQVKIGVKAPKNVSVHRAEVYKEIQEENKKAAGTNIKPEDLGKLGDLFKKKT
- a CDS encoding lysophospholipid acyltransferase family protein, with the protein product MKRKILVWLLPLIIVWLQRFIGLTSRFRIFKNEQYEEIFKNKKPYIYSIWHTNVLYSPYLHRNKNVAVLISESKDGDFINQVVHRFGNSSIRGSSSKGGSKALKAMIQHLKKGLPAAFTPDGPRGPALIVQPGIIAAAQVTQVPIVPFHYECSRQWILEKAWDKHRVPKPFTTFVVSYGEPIYVPRELNEVEFENMRLKVEEAMLKNRDKAIQEAERIRTGDSK
- a CDS encoding OsmC family protein, with product MTAVFEDKVIVTTENTKYETKISKGKHHWIADEPADKEGTDLGPMPTELLASSLGACTSITIRMYADRKGYSLDSVSVQVTIDKRSPEDHKFVREVTLKGNLKPEERDRLYSVANACPVHKILTGKIEIETLLLP
- a CDS encoding metallophosphoesterase, whose translation is MKFALIGDIHGYWNQKDIEYFNESDYDFLFFTGDLRGNPKLGKVSFQGLTKRAYMIPGNWDGTSLTSVVGEIVNSKLLIQSGHLGQGRRLQKLSERVRPITILGYSSLVLSQELDLSLIVGRPHAMGGGLSFAPHLKKTYHVTNMETSIETYKRLIDGTKEKNLLFLSHNGPFGLGSAKNAIYGAEFKKEGGDWGDTDLTEAIQYAKSIGKKVPLVLSGHMHHSISKTKERETHEYTGGTFYVNGAKVPRIREGKHFHTKIEWTGGSATVIPLWV